A stretch of DNA from Allomeiothermus silvanus DSM 9946:
GCGGAGATCCCCTGGCACGAGGGGAACCGGAAATTCTTCCACCCCTAAGACCAGCCCGCGCTCGTAACCGATCCGGAGCGGAGAGAGCAGGCCGCTGGTTTCTACCGTGCTACCCGATGCTGCGCTCCCTCCTTGGCTCAACCCGAAGATCGAGGCCAGCCCTCCTGGGGTGGAAAGGGTTTGGCGGTCCAGCAGGAGTTCTTCGGAGCGCAGCACGGTGAGGTGAAATAGCTCCACGGTTGCTTCGTCCAACAACAGATCCCCGGTCTCGAGGTTGAAGCGGGCGGTTTCCGAGACCGTCAGCAAATCCTCGCCACAGCGGCAGGGGGTAAGCCAGATACCCCTCGCCTCAAAGGTCTTTCCTTTGACTACGCCCTCCCGCGCCCGAAAACGGTAACGGGCGGTCTGAGCCTCGAGGTTCTTGAGTTCGAGCTTCCCCTCAGCCTGGAAGTAGCGGATCTCCGGGGCTCGCAACGAGAGCCCGTTCGTCTCCAGGCAGGCCCCTTCGCCGAACACGGCGGTATCCCCGTCATAGTCGAGGCTACCCCCTCCGATCAGGCCTTGGGGAGTCTCGAGCACCACCGGTTGCTCGGCGCAGGGGCCGGTATTGGGGGGGCTTTCCTGGGCGTGGGCCCACCCCGCCAGGATCCATCCCAGGAGCAGGGTCTTCGTTACCGGTCCGTACACCGCTACAGTTTATCGGCATAGGGCCGCAACCGGGCCAAGACCTCGGGCGGTACGCGGGTGGTGACTTGGGTTTTGCCACCCTGGAATGAGAGCAGCAGCAGGCTGTCGGGGCGGTTTCCGCTAAGCCGATTGGCTCCATCCTGGAAGGTGTAGGCCCCGATCACCAGGGCTTGGCGGGACTGGGTATCTACTACCATCTTGCCTGCTTTGAGCTGCGGGGCCTGTGAGCGGATGTTGCCCGAGAGCACCAGGCGGTCTTCTCCCAGCAGAGCTAAGCCCTCCTGGGCGCTGATGCTGCTGAAATCTGGCGAACTCACCGTGAGCCCTTTGAGCCGCACGGTTTCGCCCTTGAACTGGTAATCCAGCTCGAGCGCGGTGAACCGGGTCTCGCCGGTACTGAACTGGGCTTGCCGGGCCCGGATGAACTCCCCGTCCTTGTACTGGATATAAGGGGCTACCAGCCGGAGCCCGTTTTGGTTGTCGGTCAAGGTACCGCCTCGGGGCAAGGTGGTCACGCCGGTAGCGAGGTCTACTTGCTGATCCCCGTTGGCCTCGACGCTGAAAGCGGCAAAGCGCGCCCCCAGCAAAAGGGTAGCGGTGAGGGCTAAGAAGAGCCCCACGGTGCGGGGCGGAAATACGCCTTTCATGGGGCTTATCCTACCGGCCCGGCTGTGAAGGGGGTGAGCTTGTTGGCCCGGGCTCTTTAGCAATTGCCCGGGTCAGGGGCGCCGTCGAGCTGAAAACGGGCCTCGGGCGGGGAGGGGGAGCGCAGTGCGGATCCCAGGGAAGCCCTCGAGCCTATTCGGGGGTGTTTGCGCCTGGTACCGGCGCTAGCCGGGTCGCTATGCGACTTCACGGGTCAAACTGGCGCTCGAGCTGGCTCAATACTTGCCACCACAGCAGTTCCCGCCAGGCCCAAATTATTCCCTGGGTGAGGCCCAACCCCCCCAGCGCGAGCAGCCCCCAGAGGTGTATTTTCGCGGCGACAGCCGGGTGGATGAACGCTCAGAAGAGGTAATCCGCTTATAATGGCTCCAGATGCGTTTTTGGGCGTTGGTTTGGTTTTTGTTGCTTCCGGCTTTGGCGTTTCCTCGGGTGGGGTTGCACGATGGCTTCACCCGCTTGGTTTTTGATCTGCCCAAAGCTGCTACCTACACGGTCTCGAGCGAAAAGGAAACCCTCACCCTGCGCTTTCAGGGAGTGCGGCAGGCCCCGGCCGACGAAGAGGTGGACTCCGACCTGGTAGCTTCCTACCAGGTGGTGCCTGGCGCGAGCGGGACGGTAGTCTACGTGCGCCTCAAACCCGGCGCCGAGGCCAAGACCCAGCTCTTCGACGACGGCGAGGCAAAGCGGTTGGTCGTGGATGTGGTCCGTTCGGCCCCCACCGGCCAAGCGTCTACCCCTAAAGCCCCGGTGCCTGCGCCCAAACCGACTATGAATAAAAAACCTCCGGTGGTGGTGATTGATCCCGGCCACGGCGGGATTGACCCCGGTGCGGTGGGTTACGTGGTTGAAAAGGCCATCACCCTGGACGTGGGGCTGCGGCTAAAACGGCTCCTGGAGGCCCAGGGCATCCAGGTGGTGATGACCCGCTCGCGCGATATGCACCTTTCCGCCGATAAACGCACCGACTTGGGGATGCGGGCAGCCATGACCGACAGCAGCAAGCGCAACCTCTTTGTCTCTATCCACGTCAACTCGGCTATACGCCCGGCCCAGGGGATCGAGGTCTACTACTTTGGTGAGACCATGAGCCCGAGCTTGCTGGCCCAGGTGATTCGGGAAAACGGTGGAGGAGACCTTGGTCTCCAGCTTACCCGCGAGGCTCGAGGGGTGGCTCAGCAGGCGGCCCGCGACGTGGTGGCGCAGGCCAACCTGCAGTTCTCCCGGCGGCTAGCCCAGATGGTACACGACGCGATGATAGGGGTCACCGGAGCCGTAGACCGGGGGGTGCAGTCGGCTCCTTTCTACGTGATCCGCAACGCCCGTATCCCGGCCATCCTGACCGAGATCGGTTTTGCCAACCACCCCCAGGAGGGGCCTCGGCTCGCCGACCCTAACTACCGGGAAAAACTCGCCCAAGCCATGGCCCAGGCCATCAGCAAATTTCTGGCCAACGGAGCCTTTGCCCAGCGCTAAGGTTCACAGGGGGTCATCCCGCAGTACCAGCGTCTTCAGGTACAGCGACTCGGGGACGTGCAGGCTCCAGGGGTGGTCGGGAGGTTGGTAGGTGATGGTGTGTACTCGCAGGCGGCGGCCTTCGTCGGCGGCCGCCCGGCGGGCGACCTCGAGCAACTCTTCTACCCCCAGATAATAGGCACAGCTCGAGAGCCAGAGCCAGCCCTCGGGCTCGAGCATCCGCAGGGCCGGGCGGATTAGGTCCACTAGATGGCGCTTGACCCGGGGCAGTTCGTCGGGCTTTTTGACCAGCGTGGGTGGGTCGAGCAGGACGTGGCGGAAGTGTTGCCCCTGGGCTACAAGCTCGTTCAAAACGCTAAGGGCCTCCCCGGCGCGAATATCCACCCGCAGTTTGGCCTTGGCTGCTGCTCGATCCAGCACGCCCAGGGCTTCTAAGTCCTTGTCTACGGCCAGCGCTAGCGCTCCCTTCCGGGCTGCCCGCAGGGCGAAGCTCCCCACGTAGCTGTACACGTCCAGCACCCGCTCGCCGGGTATTACCAGGCTCTCGAACAGGCGGCGGTTCTCCCGCTGGTCGAGGTAAAAACCGGTTTTTTGGGCCAAGGCCAGCGGGATGGGGAAGACCAGGCCGTCCTCCTCCACCTCGAGCACCTCCGGCACCTCCCCGAAGATCACCCCGGTTTTATCCGGCAGGCCCTCTTGCCGCCTCGAGTCCACATCGCTGCGCTCATAGATTCCCTGGGGGTTGGCGCTCTCGAGCAAGGCCGCAAACCACACCGCGCGCAGGGCTTCCATTGCCCGGTTACGCACTTGGAGTACCACTATCTCCCCAAACCGATCCACTACCAGCCCCGGCAGACCGTCAGCCTCGGCGTGGACCAGGCGGTAAAAGCTGCCCAGGACAGCGCGTTTCTCCAGCGCCCGGCGGAACCTCCGGGCGAAGAAGGATGTGTCCAGCGGGCCTTTATCCCAGCGATACACCCGTAAGGCCACGCGGCTTTTGGGGTCGTAGTAACCCACGGCCAAAAACTGGCCTTCGGCACTATAGACCTCGGTGATTCCGGGCTGGGCAGGAACCTCCTGCAACTCGTCGGCGAAGAGCCCCGGATAGAAGTTGCGCACTTTTTTATCCTTGCCTGCTTTGGCGATGGCCTGTTGCACCGAAGAAAGCATACAAAAAATCCCTCCTCCTAGGAGAAGGGACTTAGGCTTGGTGGGCCGTGCAGGACTTGAACCTGCGACCAAGAGATTATGAGTCCCCCGCTCTGACCAGCTGAGCTAACGGCCCACGCACCAGACCACTTTAGCAGGAGATGGTGCCGGGCTCAATCGCCCGCACGACCCGGAGGAAGGGGGGTTCAGAATCTTCGAGTGGGGACGAGGGAGGAAGAATGGCCCCCAGGGACACCGGGTTGTGTACACCCTGCACCGGCCCTCAGGCGAGACGGGTCGGACTGACCGCTTAGCGTTCCCGAGGCGGCTCGAGGCCAGGGTGGCGGTCCTGGCCGGTGATCTGGTCCTCGAGTTCGCCGATGTACGCTGCCAGGGTGTTTCCAGCCTTCTCGATATCCTCGCGCAGGGTTTCTTCAAGCTGCTCTAGCCGCGCCAGCAGCTTGCTGTTATCTACCTGCTTCATGGCCTCGAACTCGGCCTCGAGGTACTTCTTGAGTTCGCTAAAACGGCTGGCCTCGGCGTCGTCGGCTAACTTGCGCTGGGCCAGGAGTTCGCGGGCGTATTTCTTGACCTCGAGCAAAGCCGACTGCTCGAGACCGACACTGTAGAGGAAGTAGCCAATCACGAAAACCCCCATCAGGATCAACAGGATGAGCCCAAAGGGGGCCTCCACCCGGGTCACCAGGAGCGAGAGGCTTTCCCGCTTCATGAATAAGGGCCAGTTGAACCCGGCAAACAGGCCCATCAGCACGATGATGAGAAGCAAGATGGCATTGCGAGCACGCATAGATGCACCTGAACTCCGGGATTATACCAAGGCGTGCCATGAGAGCCTGTGGCTTGTGGGAAAAGTTTTTGCCGCGAGCCGCTGGCCCATCGGCGTAGGACGTACAACTAAGCAACTCGAGCCAAACTTGGGGTATTGTGGAAGCGCTTCAAGTCGGTGGATATGGTGGGAACACTTTCTCGAGGGGTGGATCACCCTAGCCGTGCCTGAGGAGGGCCGTGCCTGAGGAGGAATGTATGCGTTTGTGGTGGGCGTTATGGCTGGCCATAGGTTGGGGGTTGGGGGTTGCTGCGGCGGCCCCGGTGACTTTCAGGTACACCCCCCCGCAGGGAACCGAGGTGCGTACCGTCAGCCTGCGCGGGCAGATGAACAACTGGGGCGAAACCCCTATGCGCCTTGAGAACGGGGTCTGGACCGTGACCGTGGAGGTGCCACCGGGGCGGGTGCAGTACAAGTTCTTCATCAACGGGCAGTGGCCGCGCGATATGTGTGCTGGAGGCAACCTGGCCGGGCCAGATGGCAAGATTGACCCCGAGGCTGAGGGTTGCGTGGACGACGGTAACGGTGGGAAGAACGCCTTCCGCACCGTGAGTGGTCAGGCTGCCCAGACCCCCCCGATAGCGCCCCGGGCCGACGCCAAACCCGCCCCCCCGCTAGAGGCCAGTAAAGCCCGCATCCACTACTTCCGCCCGGACGGCAACTATGCGGGTTGGGGCTTGCATTTGTGGGAGGACACCCTCGAGCAGGTGGAGTGGAGCAAACCCTTCCCGCCCACCGGCCAGGACGACTACGGTCTGTACTGGGACTTCCGCCTCAAAGAGGGGGCCAAGAAAGTCGGGTTTATCGTCCATAAGGGCGATGAGAAAGACCCCGGCCCGGATATGTTCCTCCTGCTCGACCAGCACGGGCGCGAGGTCTGGGTGCTCTCGGGTAGCACCCGGATCTACACCCAGCGCCCGGATACCTCGGCCATCCCCACCGGTGACCTGTCCAAGGCCCAGGCCCATTGGTTGACCCGCGATACCGTAGCGTGGAACCCCACGGGTTTCACCCAGGGAGCCACGGTGCGGCTCTTCTACAGCCCCTCGGCCCGCCTCAACCTGACCCGCGACGGGATCACCGGGGGGTTCCCCATCACCCTCGAGCCCGCCACGCTCTCCGAGGCGCTCAAGGCCAAATATCCTCACCTGCGCGAGTTGCGGGCTTTCAAGTTACCGGCGGACGAACTCGAAAAGGTTCCCGGCATCCTCAAGGGGCAGTTCGCGGTGGCGGCTTTCGGCGCCGATGGCAAGCTCCTCGATGCCACTTCCCTGCAAATCCCCGGTGTGCTCGACGACCTCTTTTTCTACGATGGCCCGCTCGGGGTAACCTTCGCCAACGACGTCCCCACCCTGCGCCTGTGGGCGCCTACGGCCCGCTCGGTCAAGCTGTTGCTCTTCGATTCATCCACAGCGCAAAGCCCCAGTCAGACGCTCGAGATGACCGAGGAGAAAGGGGTCTGGAGCCTCGCTGGGCGGCCCAATTGGAAAAACAAATTCTACCTCTACGAGGTTCAGGTCTTCGTACGGAGCACCGGGAAGATCGAGACCAACCAGGTTACCGACCCCTACTCGCTCTCGCTTTCGCTGAACTCCAAGCGCAGCCAGATCGTAAACCTGAACGACCCGGCCCTCAAACCCCAGGGCTGGGATGCCTTACGCAAGCCCCCCTTGGACGCCTTCGAGGACATAGTGCTCTACGAACTTCACGTGCGGGACTTCAGTGCCTCGGATCCCAGTGTCCCTGCCGACCTGCGCGGGACCTTCAAGGCTTTCACCTTGCGGAACTCGAACGGCATGAAGCATCTGTCGAGGCTGGCCCAGGCTGGGCTAACCCACATTCACCTGCTTCCTACCTTCGATATCGCCACCATCAACGAGGACAAGTCCACCTGGAAAACCACCCCCGACCTCTCCCAGCTTCCTCCCGACTCGGAGGAGCAGCAGGCGGCGGTGGCTGCCATTCGCGGTCAGGACGGCTTCAACTGGGGCTACGACCCCTATCACTTCAACGTGCCGGAGGGTAGCTACTCCACCAAACCTGACGGTCCGTCGCGCATCGCGGAGTTCCGCGAGATGGTGCAGAGCCTCAACGATATTGGCTTGCGGGTGGTGATCGACGTGGTCTACAACCACACCCACGCGGCGGGCCAAGACGAGAAGTCGGTCTTCGACCGGATTGTGCCCGGCTACTA
This window harbors:
- a CDS encoding N-acetylmuramoyl-L-alanine amidase family protein, yielding MRFWALVWFLLLPALAFPRVGLHDGFTRLVFDLPKAATYTVSSEKETLTLRFQGVRQAPADEEVDSDLVASYQVVPGASGTVVYVRLKPGAEAKTQLFDDGEAKRLVVDVVRSAPTGQASTPKAPVPAPKPTMNKKPPVVVIDPGHGGIDPGAVGYVVEKAITLDVGLRLKRLLEAQGIQVVMTRSRDMHLSADKRTDLGMRAAMTDSSKRNLFVSIHVNSAIRPAQGIEVYYFGETMSPSLLAQVIRENGGGDLGLQLTREARGVAQQAARDVVAQANLQFSRRLAQMVHDAMIGVTGAVDRGVQSAPFYVIRNARIPAILTEIGFANHPQEGPRLADPNYREKLAQAMAQAISKFLANGAFAQR
- a CDS encoding class I SAM-dependent rRNA methyltransferase; the encoded protein is MLSSVQQAIAKAGKDKKVRNFYPGLFADELQEVPAQPGITEVYSAEGQFLAVGYYDPKSRVALRVYRWDKGPLDTSFFARRFRRALEKRAVLGSFYRLVHAEADGLPGLVVDRFGEIVVLQVRNRAMEALRAVWFAALLESANPQGIYERSDVDSRRQEGLPDKTGVIFGEVPEVLEVEEDGLVFPIPLALAQKTGFYLDQRENRRLFESLVIPGERVLDVYSYVGSFALRAARKGALALAVDKDLEALGVLDRAAAKAKLRVDIRAGEALSVLNELVAQGQHFRHVLLDPPTLVKKPDELPRVKRHLVDLIRPALRMLEPEGWLWLSSCAYYLGVEELLEVARRAAADEGRRLRVHTITYQPPDHPWSLHVPESLYLKTLVLRDDPL
- the pulA gene encoding pullulanase-type alpha-1,6-glucosidase codes for the protein MRLWWALWLAIGWGLGVAAAAPVTFRYTPPQGTEVRTVSLRGQMNNWGETPMRLENGVWTVTVEVPPGRVQYKFFINGQWPRDMCAGGNLAGPDGKIDPEAEGCVDDGNGGKNAFRTVSGQAAQTPPIAPRADAKPAPPLEASKARIHYFRPDGNYAGWGLHLWEDTLEQVEWSKPFPPTGQDDYGLYWDFRLKEGAKKVGFIVHKGDEKDPGPDMFLLLDQHGREVWVLSGSTRIYTQRPDTSAIPTGDLSKAQAHWLTRDTVAWNPTGFTQGATVRLFYSPSARLNLTRDGITGGFPITLEPATLSEALKAKYPHLRELRAFKLPADELEKVPGILKGQFAVAAFGADGKLLDATSLQIPGVLDDLFFYDGPLGVTFANDVPTLRLWAPTARSVKLLLFDSSTAQSPSQTLEMTEEKGVWSLAGRPNWKNKFYLYEVQVFVRSTGKIETNQVTDPYSLSLSLNSKRSQIVNLNDPALKPQGWDALRKPPLDAFEDIVLYELHVRDFSASDPSVPADLRGTFKAFTLRNSNGMKHLSRLAQAGLTHIHLLPTFDIATINEDKSTWKTTPDLSQLPPDSEEQQAAVAAIRGQDGFNWGYDPYHFNVPEGSYSTKPDGPSRIAEFREMVQSLNDIGLRVVIDVVYNHTHAAGQDEKSVFDRIVPGYYHRLNKDGNLETSTCCANTASEHRMMEKFMVDSVVLWAKAYKVDGFRFDLMGHHMKANMEQVRRALDGLTLEKDGVDGKKIYVYGEGWNFGEVANNARGVNATQINLAGTGLGTFNDRIRDAIRGGNPFGDLREQGFATGLFSDPSNFTNKQGNAEAQRNRLLMLTDWLKTGLAGGLKNYKFTDRSGNQVSGEQVKYGDAPAGYTLDPQETINYTSAHDNETIWDAVQAKASEKDNLADRVRINNLALSLVMLSQGVPFFHAGDDLLRSKSLDRDSYDSGDWFNRIDWTYQTNNWGVGLPLADKNRDNWPWIKPLLANPALKASPADIQFATRYFQELLRLRKSSPLFRLRTGEDVQNRLVFLDTRNQPGVVAMLLEDRRQGLADLDPKYQRILVVFNAAPQALRLTANLPGNWQLHPLQRDSVDAITKQAAFSGGVFSVPGRTTAVFVLPQ